A DNA window from Chryseobacterium sp. MEBOG06 contains the following coding sequences:
- a CDS encoding SusC/RagA family TonB-linked outer membrane protein, producing MKKTLILLPLLAANIALAQQKKTITGKIEDGNTSHTISGASIKIETQSVSTKTDLEGVIESVSVGTVTDKDGKFTLELPADIKSVSVSYPGYESRTIQINDGQTNYTIRLIPEVSDKNKIQEVIITGYQKIEKRKQTSAVSTVKMDNINQAGVASIDQMLSGQIAGVAVTPETGAPGSPAKIRIRGTASLSGPQDPLWVIDGLPLEGNDVPNFTDKDNIDQLQNFSIAGLNPNDIEDITILKDAAATAIYGARAANGVISITTKKGKKGTMKVNFSADTFITSRPDFNKLNLLNASEKVDLELMLAKRADLTYRDDKGEVMRILTKNNQLDAFRTGGLDALNPFTRQQINGLRNGNTDWGKLLYRNAINKQYGLSVSGGSDRADYYFSLGYYDEEGTTIGTGFKRYNLTLKNNYKLSDKLNAGISIFGTQSERESFVTDADASINPVNYSRNANPYLKPFNADGSYNYDKDMDGYADRYVPFNFLEERENTNYSLKNNSLKAILDLEYKASKSLRFTSQLGLQYDTNKTEKFAAENTYFTRKMRESTRYYKDGKYNYFLPAGAVKQNWDNDFFQYNWKLQAAYSTKINSKHEIDLMAGTEIRKTEDNTTITRAFGYDPKTRTATAIVFPNSGFAADKRYETYREAAPIENAYASMFATASYTYDQKYTFFGSVRYDGTNLFGVNKKYKYLPIWAVSGSWLVTKEDFMKNVSAVSNLRLRASYGLQGNIDRNTSPFFIGEYNDATILPGMKEGVINVISPPNDKLRWEKTTNTNVGLDLGLFNNRVSLTADVYSRKGTDMISMRETPLETGFEYTMMNWGSLTNKGFELAISTRNINHDNFKWTTTINFAHNKSRVLSEQPRENAFLPSREGLPVNAVFALKTAGMDEHGNPLFWKGDQKISAAEFFKLYDVYADFLPGQLVDTKLSNAELRSLFTYVGDRDPKFTGGIINTFKVSDFDLTISATFNLKQTVMRTPSYRGMDLDRGRNYTRDIYEAGGSLPGITSPDMDANPDGWMANKWFAGNRSSAYNLLDVWAKEISYIRISSIRLGYTLPKEFTNPMGISSLRLSVEGRNLFVFSNGYKGYFDPETYGNIYAQPITKSVTVGFNVSF from the coding sequence ATGAAAAAAACTCTAATACTTTTACCTCTTTTGGCTGCCAATATAGCGCTAGCCCAGCAAAAGAAAACAATCACCGGAAAAATAGAAGATGGAAATACTTCTCATACTATTTCTGGTGCATCTATAAAAATAGAAACACAGTCTGTTTCTACAAAAACCGATTTGGAAGGAGTTATTGAAAGTGTATCAGTAGGTACAGTGACCGATAAGGACGGAAAATTTACTCTGGAGCTTCCTGCAGATATTAAGTCTGTATCAGTAAGCTATCCGGGATATGAATCAAGAACCATTCAGATCAATGACGGGCAGACCAATTATACAATAAGACTGATTCCTGAAGTTTCTGACAAGAATAAAATACAGGAAGTAATCATTACCGGATATCAGAAAATTGAAAAACGCAAGCAAACCTCAGCTGTTTCTACAGTGAAGATGGATAATATCAACCAGGCAGGGGTAGCAAGTATAGACCAGATGTTATCCGGACAGATTGCCGGGGTAGCCGTTACTCCGGAAACAGGAGCTCCGGGAAGTCCTGCGAAGATCAGAATCAGGGGAACAGCTTCTCTTTCCGGTCCGCAGGATCCGCTATGGGTAATTGACGGTCTTCCGTTGGAAGGAAATGATGTGCCTAACTTTACCGATAAAGATAATATTGACCAGCTTCAGAACTTCTCTATTGCAGGACTGAACCCCAATGATATTGAAGATATCACCATTTTAAAAGATGCTGCTGCTACCGCAATTTATGGAGCCAGAGCTGCCAATGGGGTAATTTCCATTACCACTAAAAAAGGGAAAAAAGGAACCATGAAAGTGAACTTTTCAGCGGATACCTTTATTACATCCCGTCCGGATTTCAATAAACTGAATCTTTTGAATGCTTCTGAAAAAGTAGATCTGGAATTAATGCTTGCAAAACGTGCCGATCTTACCTATCGTGATGATAAAGGAGAGGTGATGAGAATTTTGACTAAAAATAATCAGCTTGATGCCTTTAGAACCGGAGGATTAGACGCATTGAATCCTTTCACACGCCAGCAGATTAATGGCTTAAGAAACGGTAATACAGATTGGGGTAAACTGTTGTACAGAAACGCGATCAACAAACAATATGGATTAAGTGTTTCCGGAGGAAGTGATCGTGCAGATTACTATTTCTCTCTGGGATACTATGATGAAGAAGGAACAACTATCGGTACAGGTTTTAAGCGTTACAACCTGACTTTAAAAAATAATTATAAATTAAGCGATAAGTTAAATGCAGGAATCTCTATTTTCGGAACGCAAAGCGAACGTGAATCATTTGTAACAGACGCCGATGCTTCAATAAACCCTGTTAATTACTCAAGAAATGCCAATCCTTATCTGAAACCTTTCAATGCAGACGGAAGCTACAACTATGATAAAGATATGGATGGTTATGCAGATCGTTATGTTCCTTTTAATTTTCTTGAAGAAAGAGAGAATACAAACTATTCACTGAAAAATAACTCTTTGAAAGCGATTTTAGATTTAGAATATAAAGCTTCCAAAAGTTTAAGATTTACCTCTCAGTTAGGTCTTCAGTATGATACCAACAAAACAGAGAAATTTGCTGCAGAGAATACCTACTTCACCAGAAAAATGAGAGAAAGTACCCGTTATTACAAAGACGGTAAATACAATTACTTTCTACCAGCTGGTGCTGTAAAACAAAACTGGGATAACGATTTCTTCCAGTACAACTGGAAATTGCAGGCGGCGTACAGCACGAAAATCAATTCAAAACATGAAATTGATTTGATGGCAGGAACGGAAATCCGTAAAACAGAGGATAATACGACCATTACAAGAGCTTTTGGGTATGATCCGAAGACCAGAACAGCTACGGCAATTGTTTTCCCGAATTCAGGTTTTGCGGCAGATAAAAGATATGAAACATACCGTGAGGCAGCTCCTATAGAGAATGCCTATGCTTCTATGTTTGCTACGGCATCTTACACCTACGATCAGAAATATACATTTTTCGGAAGTGTAAGATATGACGGAACTAACCTTTTTGGTGTGAATAAAAAATATAAATACCTTCCAATATGGGCCGTTTCAGGATCATGGCTGGTGACGAAGGAAGACTTCATGAAAAACGTTTCTGCGGTATCTAACCTTAGATTGAGAGCATCTTATGGTCTTCAGGGGAATATCGACAGAAATACATCGCCATTCTTTATTGGTGAATACAATGATGCAACGATTCTTCCGGGAATGAAAGAAGGTGTCATCAATGTTATCAGCCCGCCGAATGATAAATTGAGATGGGAAAAAACCACCAACACTAACGTTGGGCTTGATTTAGGATTGTTCAATAACCGTGTTAGCCTTACCGCTGATGTTTACAGCAGAAAAGGAACAGATATGATCAGTATGAGAGAAACTCCTCTTGAAACAGGGTTTGAATACACGATGATGAACTGGGGAAGCTTGACCAACAAAGGTTTTGAATTGGCAATATCTACCAGAAACATCAATCATGATAATTTCAAATGGACTACTACGATCAACTTTGCACACAACAAGAGTAGAGTGTTGAGTGAGCAGCCTCGTGAAAATGCTTTCCTTCCTTCAAGAGAAGGTCTGCCTGTAAATGCAGTTTTTGCTTTGAAAACGGCAGGAATGGATGAACACGGAAATCCATTGTTTTGGAAAGGGGATCAAAAGATTTCAGCAGCAGAATTCTTTAAATTATATGATGTGTATGCAGATTTCCTTCCGGGACAGCTTGTGGACACGAAACTTTCAAACGCTGAGCTGAGAAGCCTGTTTACCTATGTAGGAGATAGAGATCCGAAATTTACCGGAGGTATTATCAACACATTTAAGGTAAGTGATTTTGATCTTACCATCTCTGCAACATTCAATCTGAAGCAGACGGTAATGAGAACACCTTCTTACCGAGGTATGGATCTGGATAGAGGAAGAAATTACACAAGAGATATCTATGAAGCAGGAGGTTCGCTTCCGGGCATTACAAGTCCTGATATGGACGCTAATCCGGACGGATGGATGGCGAACAAATGGTTTGCCGGAAACCGCTCAAGCGCATACAATCTGCTTGATGTATGGGCAAAAGAGATCAGCTATATTAGAATCAGCAGTATCCGTTTAGGGTATACGCTTCCTAAAGAGTTTACAAATCCTATGGGGATCAGTAGTTTGAGACTGAGTGTTGAAGGGCGTAACCTTTTTGTATTCAGTAATGGATATAAAGGATATTTTGATCCGGAAACGTATGGTAATATTTATGCACAGCCTATCACCAAGTCGGTGACCGTAGGATTTAATGTTTCTTTTTAA